CCGTCCGTGTCAGCCCCGACTACCGGACCGGCGACTCGGTGGAACTGCCCACCCCACCGGCCGGCGCGCGCCTCGGACTGTACGACCCGCAGCTCAGGCTGCGGGCCGGTGACGGCTCGCAGCCGGGTGACGCACCGGTCCGCGAGGCCCTGAAGGGGGAGGCCGTCAGAAGGCCGTCAGGCGGCGACCTGGTTGTCGCCGTGCCCGTCTCGCAGGGCGAGCAGGTGATCGGGGTGGTACGCGCGTCCTCCTCCGTCAGCACGGTACGCGAGCGGGTCCTGGTCGTGTGGGGCGTCCTGCTGGGTGTGGCGGCGTTCGCGGTGGCTGTCGCCGTCGGTGTCGCCCGCCGCCAGGCACGGGCACTGGCCGCACCGCTGGAGGACCTCTCCCGTCACTGTCGCGCCGTCACCGCCGGCGACCTGACCGCCCGCGCCGTCCCGAGCAGCATCGCCGAGATCGACCAGGTCGCCCGCACCCACAACGAGATGCTGCACAGTCTTTCCGAACTCCTTCGCCACGAAAAGGACTTCGCCTCCAACGCATCCCATCAGCTGCGCACACCGCTGACCGGCCTGCAGCTCACCCTGGAGACGGGCCTGGCACAGCGCGAGGACGCCCGCCTGCGGCCCGCTGTCGAGGAGGCACTGACGACCACCCGTCGCCTCCACGACACCCTGGAAGAGGTACTGCGCCTGTCCGGCTCCCGCGGGCTGCCCCGGCCGCATCCCGCGGACCGTCCCCTGGAAGACCTGCTGACGGCGTCGGAGCAGCGATGGCACGGTGCTTTCGCCGACGCCGGCAGACGCCTGCAGTACGTCGGCGGCGACGCGCCGAGGGACGTGGCAGTGCCCGGCGGCCCGCTGACCGAGATCCTCGACGTCCTGCTGGACAACGCCCTCGCCCATGGACGCGGCGCGGTCCGTGTCAGGGTGCGCGACCTCGACGACGCGCTGGCCTTCGACGTCACCGATGAAGGCGAGGTGTGCGGGGACACCGCGCGACTTTTCGACCGGGGGCACACCGGCAGCGCGGCGGGTACGGGCATCGGCCTCGCCCTCGCCCGTGACCTGGCCCTCTCGCTCAGCGGTCGGCTCTCCCTGGCCAGCCGGAACCCGACCACCTTCACTTTGCTCGTGCCGGTGTCCCAGGAGGAGGCTGAAGCCGGCACGGACGAGTAGGTGATCCCTTTGGCTGAATGTGTCGATTCCCCGGGTGCCCGGATGACGACGGCCTCAGCGATGACGTAGGCGGCCACGCTGGTACTGCTTCGGCCAGGGGACGTCGTCACCGAGCACGTAGGCCGCGCGGAGCGGCCAGGTCGGGTTGCGCAGCAGTTCGCGCGCGAGCATGATCGCGTCGGCCGAGCGGTCCACCAGGATCTGGTCGGCCTGCTCCGGTGCGGTGATCAAACCGACCGCGGAGACGGGCAGGGCCGCGCCCTCGCGGACGGTTCGGGCGAAGGGCACCTGGTAGCCGGGCTCCACTTCGATACGAGCGTTGTGGACGAGCCCGCCGCTGGTGATGTCCACCAGATCGACGCCGTGGGTCACCAGGTGCCGCGACAGCTCGACCGTCTCCTCCGGGGTCCAGCCGCCGTCGGCCCAGTCCGTGGCCGAGAAGCGTACGAACAGTGGGCGGTCCTCCGGCCACTGGGCCCGCACGGCATCGGTGACCTGGACCAGGAAACGGCTGCGCCCGTCGAGATCGCCTCCGTACTCGTCGCCGCGGTGGTTGGACAGCGGTGACAGGAACTGGTGCAGGAGATAGCCGTGCGCGGCGTGGATCTCCAGGACCTCGAAGCCGGCGGACAGCGCCCGCGCGGCGGCCTCGCCGAAGGCCCGTACCAGAGCGCGGATGTCGTCCGCGCCGAGCTGCCTCGGGGCCGGCCAGTCGCCGAACGGCAGCGGTGACGGTGCGACCGTCTGCCATCCTCCGGCCTCCGGCTCGACGTACACGTCACCCTCCCACGGCGGTGCCGTCGACGCCTTGCGGCCGGCATGGGAGATCTGGATGCCGGCAACGGCTCCCTGCCCGTGGACGAAGTCGGTGATCCGCTTGTACGCGGCGGCCTGCCCGTCATCCCAGATGCCTGCGTCGGAAGGGGTGATCCGGCCCTCGGGTTCCACTGCCGTGGCCTCCTGCATGACCAGGCCGGCCCCGCCGCGTGCCAGGGAGCCGAGATGGACCAGATGCCAGTCCTGCGGATATCCGTCGACC
Above is a genomic segment from Streptomyces collinus Tu 365 containing:
- a CDS encoding HAMP domain-containing sensor histidine kinase, which encodes MKDMRQRVVKVALTAALVAVVLLAVPLAWAIRSALYTDQRDTLERAALAGAVRVSPDYRTGDSVELPTPPAGARLGLYDPQLRLRAGDGSQPGDAPVREALKGEAVRRPSGGDLVVAVPVSQGEQVIGVVRASSSVSTVRERVLVVWGVLLGVAAFAVAVAVGVARRQARALAAPLEDLSRHCRAVTAGDLTARAVPSSIAEIDQVARTHNEMLHSLSELLRHEKDFASNASHQLRTPLTGLQLTLETGLAQREDARLRPAVEEALTTTRRLHDTLEEVLRLSGSRGLPRPHPADRPLEDLLTASEQRWHGAFADAGRRLQYVGGDAPRDVAVPGGPLTEILDVLLDNALAHGRGAVRVRVRDLDDALAFDVTDEGEVCGDTARLFDRGHTGSAAGTGIGLALARDLALSLSGRLSLASRNPTTFTLLVPVSQEEAEAGTDE
- a CDS encoding NADH:flavin oxidoreductase/NADH oxidase, whose product is MSRLFSPLTLRGTTFPNRAWVAPMCQYSSVDGYPQDWHLVHLGSLARGGAGLVMQEATAVEPEGRITPSDAGIWDDGQAAAYKRITDFVHGQGAVAGIQISHAGRKASTAPPWEGDVYVEPEAGGWQTVAPSPLPFGDWPAPRQLGADDIRALVRAFGEAAARALSAGFEVLEIHAAHGYLLHQFLSPLSNHRGDEYGGDLDGRSRFLVQVTDAVRAQWPEDRPLFVRFSATDWADGGWTPEETVELSRHLVTHGVDLVDITSGGLVHNARIEVEPGYQVPFARTVREGAALPVSAVGLITAPEQADQILVDRSADAIMLARELLRNPTWPLRAAYVLGDDVPWPKQYQRGRLRHR